In one window of Flavobacterium ginsengisoli DNA:
- a CDS encoding TonB-dependent receptor plug domain-containing protein, which yields MKNKSTYGHYNTIITSFILLFVNMLLGQNNNSINGLVFHSKNPLSHATVILEPSFKNTVTDSKGHFSFSGLSNGAYTIRISNMGYKDYIEKITLNGVAHSIQIEMEQGVDLKEVNVTSRIKESSNPENLVNARYSAMPVTVIDRKTIELMGSRRLDEVLKEQTGIAIVNNISGGARSVGVQMQGFGSEYIMVLIDGQPMVGRNNGNFDLSRISVSNIERIEIIKGASSSLYGSEALGGTINIITRHGVVDPQMQASVSYGSLNIVDATLEGETPFLENKGTVNLASKLLQNRWLQYQF from the coding sequence ATGAAAAATAAAAGCACTTACGGTCATTACAATACAATTATTACGAGTTTCATTTTACTATTTGTTAATATGCTTTTGGGGCAAAATAATAATAGTATAAACGGTTTGGTTTTTCATTCTAAAAATCCATTATCGCATGCTACAGTAATTTTAGAACCTTCTTTTAAAAACACCGTAACTGACAGTAAAGGACATTTTTCATTTTCAGGATTATCAAATGGAGCGTATACAATTCGAATAAGCAATATGGGCTATAAAGATTACATTGAGAAAATTACTTTAAATGGCGTTGCTCATTCCATTCAAATCGAAATGGAACAAGGAGTCGATTTGAAAGAGGTCAATGTAACGAGCCGCATTAAAGAAAGCAGTAATCCTGAAAACTTGGTAAATGCACGATATAGCGCTATGCCAGTTACTGTAATCGATCGTAAAACAATTGAACTTATGGGGAGTAGAAGGCTCGATGAAGTTTTAAAAGAACAAACAGGAATTGCTATTGTAAACAATATTAGCGGTGGGGCTAGATCTGTTGGCGTGCAAATGCAGGGTTTTGGAAGTGAATATATTATGGTGTTAATCGATGGTCAGCCAATGGTGGGGAGAAACAATGGCAACTTTGACCTTTCGAGAATTAGCGTTTCCAACATCGAACGTATAGAAATTATAAAAGGGGCTTCTTCGAGTTTGTACGGAAGTGAGGCTTTAGGCGGCACTATAAATATTATTACCAGACATGGAGTTGTAGATCCGCAAATGCAGGCTTCAGTAAGTTATGGATCACTGAATATTGTTGATGCTACATTGGAAGGAGAGACGCCTTTTCTTGAAAATAAAGGCACTGTAAATCTTGCGAGCAAATTATTACAGAACAGATGGTTACAATACCAATTCTAA
- a CDS encoding 3-hydroxyacyl-ACP dehydratase FabZ family protein has protein sequence MKLTDIVKQLPYSEPFLFVDELLHADENGVIGTYTYKENLDFYKGHFKDNPVTPGVILTETMAQIGMVCLGIFLLGNELGENTIIAFTSADMEFLKPVYPNEKVTVTSEKLFFRFGKLKCNAVMKNEAGQEVCRGVLAGMITKKL, from the coding sequence ATGAAATTAACAGATATCGTAAAACAACTTCCTTACAGTGAGCCCTTTTTATTTGTGGATGAATTGCTTCACGCAGATGAAAACGGTGTTATAGGAACTTATACCTACAAAGAAAATCTTGATTTTTACAAAGGCCATTTTAAAGATAATCCCGTTACTCCAGGCGTTATTCTAACTGAAACAATGGCGCAGATTGGAATGGTTTGCTTAGGAATATTTCTATTAGGAAATGAATTGGGAGAAAACACCATAATTGCTTTTACTTCTGCCGATATGGAATTTTTGAAACCTGTTTATCCAAATGAAAAAGTAACGGTAACTTCAGAAAAATTGTTTTTCCGTTTCGGAAAATTAAAATGTAATGCTGTAATGAAAAATGAAGCTGGACAAGAAGTTTGCCGAGGTGTTTTGGCTGGAATGATAACCAAGAAATTATGA
- a CDS encoding TonB-dependent receptor plug domain-containing protein produces MRANYYRTDGYNTNSKYIQGTTSPPYDNYSLQGRSRYQISQKSFLGLSGRYGLRRSFMEKDFGLGHISGDNQDEQDLNLSVSFDHRFNSAFRSITRYYLTYYTADMSVAWQENNSSVSQDVFQQTLHRLEQQFSYSSNNTYQLVGGFGGSVENMNDVALNGVNSLETMFSYVQGEWTPFEKLKAVGGLRYDHTNNFGGRLNPSFGLQYFISPKLTFKTGVGTGFKAPDFKTNYLVFYNSNSNYLVIGNAVLAPTLEQLQKDGQISEIRQYVLDQTAGNLQAEKSTSYNAGLIFEPSKKLKVEGGGFYHRITNQINSIQVATGSNNRIIYTYQNLPEAVNKGFELSLKLTPIKNLEISAGYQYLIAKDLSIKDSIRAGKWPYSQNIHDPATGNSYKPRPSDYWGIENRSRHMANSSIFYRNNPWKLNANLRVNFRGKYPFGDRNGNQFIDKYDIFVKDYWLINASIDKQLLNDHLNVRFTADNIFDYTDPLMPGQPGRILLLGVRYRFFKNQ; encoded by the coding sequence TTGCGAGCAAATTATTACAGAACAGATGGTTACAATACCAATTCTAAATACATACAAGGAACAACTTCGCCACCTTACGACAATTATAGCTTACAAGGAAGATCGCGTTATCAGATAAGCCAAAAGAGTTTTCTCGGCTTGAGCGGACGATATGGTCTTCGTCGTTCTTTTATGGAAAAGGATTTTGGTTTAGGCCATATTTCTGGAGATAATCAAGATGAGCAGGATTTAAATCTTTCGGTTTCATTTGATCATCGTTTTAATAGCGCATTTAGAAGTATTACAAGATACTACCTTACGTATTATACTGCTGATATGAGTGTAGCTTGGCAGGAAAATAATAGTTCGGTAAGTCAAGATGTTTTTCAACAGACACTTCATCGTTTAGAACAGCAGTTTTCTTATAGCAGTAATAATACATACCAGCTTGTTGGCGGTTTTGGAGGAAGTGTTGAAAATATGAATGATGTTGCGCTCAATGGTGTAAATTCTCTAGAAACTATGTTTTCTTATGTTCAGGGAGAATGGACTCCTTTCGAGAAACTAAAGGCAGTTGGCGGATTACGCTATGATCATACTAATAATTTTGGAGGAAGATTAAATCCGAGTTTTGGATTGCAGTATTTTATTAGTCCAAAATTAACTTTTAAAACAGGTGTTGGAACTGGATTTAAAGCACCAGATTTTAAAACCAATTATTTAGTGTTTTACAATTCAAACAGCAATTATTTAGTAATTGGAAATGCTGTTCTAGCACCAACCTTAGAACAACTTCAAAAAGATGGACAAATCAGCGAAATCAGACAATATGTTCTTGATCAGACCGCTGGAAATTTACAAGCTGAGAAAAGTACTTCTTATAATGCAGGATTGATTTTCGAACCTTCAAAGAAACTCAAAGTAGAGGGAGGTGGTTTTTATCATAGAATAACCAATCAGATTAATAGTATTCAAGTTGCTACAGGCTCAAATAACAGAATAATTTATACCTACCAAAATCTTCCAGAAGCTGTCAATAAAGGTTTTGAGCTTTCGCTAAAATTAACCCCAATAAAAAATCTAGAAATAAGTGCTGGTTATCAATACTTAATTGCTAAAGATCTTAGCATAAAAGATAGCATCAGAGCAGGAAAATGGCCTTACAGTCAGAATATTCACGATCCAGCAACTGGAAATTCGTATAAGCCGCGACCATCAGATTATTGGGGAATTGAAAACCGTTCCCGTCATATGGCGAATTCTTCTATTTTCTATCGCAATAATCCATGGAAACTTAATGCAAACTTGAGAGTGAATTTTAGAGGAAAGTATCCATTTGGAGATCGTAACGGAAATCAATTTATTGACAAATATGACATTTTCGTGAAAGATTACTGGCTGATCAATGCAAGTATTGATAAGCAATTATTGAATGATCATCTCAATGTCAGATTTACGGCAGATAATATTTTCGATTATACAGATCCGCTAATGCCAGGACAGCCAGGAAGAATACTTCTTTTGGGTGTTAGATATCGTTTCTTTA
- a CDS encoding NAD(P)/FAD-dependent oxidoreductase — protein MRTNPDVLIIGGGLAGLASALHLSKKGLRVTLIEKNTYPKHKVCGEYISNEILPYLFWLDIDVRELHPTSISNFEFVAQNGKTAKTKLPLGGFGVSRYELDHFLFKKAVDNGCTIITENVTTISFENDIFTVTTSEEIFSAKIILGAYGKRSNIDQVLSRDFISKKSPWLAIKAHYKGKFDESLVGLYNFQGGYCGVSKVENDVINICYLADFETFKKYKNIEEYQKSVLYKNKKLKAIFENSTSLFEKPLTISQISFDKKECVENHILMIGDTAGLIHPMCGNGMAMAIHSAKIVAELVLDFYYGKIETRNEFEKKYIKEWKKHFSKRLFFGRLLSNALTHKNLTHIMTTIASIDSCITFVHYKTNARPTNNN, from the coding sequence ATGAGAACAAATCCCGATGTACTTATTATTGGAGGCGGTCTTGCTGGTCTGGCAAGCGCTCTGCACTTATCTAAAAAAGGTTTGAGGGTAACTCTTATCGAAAAAAATACATATCCAAAGCATAAAGTTTGTGGAGAATATATCTCAAATGAAATTCTTCCTTATTTATTTTGGTTGGATATAGATGTTAGAGAACTCCATCCAACCAGCATTTCAAATTTTGAATTTGTTGCACAAAACGGTAAAACAGCAAAAACAAAACTTCCGCTTGGAGGTTTCGGAGTCAGCCGTTATGAATTGGATCATTTCTTATTTAAAAAAGCCGTCGATAATGGCTGTACTATTATTACAGAAAATGTCACTACTATTTCTTTTGAAAATGACATTTTCACCGTAACAACTTCTGAAGAAATTTTTTCAGCAAAAATAATTTTAGGCGCTTATGGCAAAAGATCAAATATTGATCAAGTTTTGTCAAGAGACTTTATTTCTAAAAAATCACCTTGGCTTGCCATAAAAGCGCATTACAAAGGGAAATTTGATGAAAGCCTCGTTGGTTTGTATAATTTTCAAGGCGGTTATTGCGGCGTTTCTAAAGTCGAAAACGACGTTATAAACATTTGCTATTTAGCCGATTTTGAAACTTTTAAAAAATACAAAAACATTGAAGAGTATCAAAAATCGGTACTTTATAAAAATAAGAAACTGAAAGCTATTTTCGAAAACAGCACTTCCCTATTCGAAAAGCCTTTAACTATAAGCCAGATTTCATTTGACAAAAAAGAATGTGTAGAAAATCATATTTTAATGATTGGAGATACCGCAGGATTGATTCATCCAATGTGCGGCAACGGAATGGCAATGGCGATCCATAGCGCTAAAATAGTCGCTGAACTAGTTCTTGATTTTTATTATGGAAAGATTGAAACCAGAAATGAATTTGAAAAAAAGTATATCAAAGAATGGAAAAAGCATTTTAGCAAGCGATTATTTTTTGGCAGACTATTATCAAATGCATTGACGCATAAAAATTTAACTCATATCATGACGACCATTGCGAGCATCGATTCCTGCATTACTTTCGTTCATTATAAAACAAACGCACGGCCGACCAATAACAATTGA
- a CDS encoding methyltransferase domain-containing protein — protein MGVNTKYRTEEIEIMDDFSLESEELIGALDQIASINQLLGGNKLTLHGIKELLKNNDISKTIIIADIGCGNGDMLRMLAKYGKKQNLNFKLIGIDANAFTIDYAKKLSQDFTNIDYLCMDIFSEDFNELKYDIVLCTLTLHHFTTAQIDKVMNVLNKNASIGIVVNDLHRSKLAYRLFELVSVIFNLNRMSRNDGLISILKGFKKRNWSISPKN, from the coding sequence ATGGGTGTAAACACTAAATATAGAACAGAAGAAATAGAGATAATGGATGATTTTTCGCTTGAAAGCGAAGAATTGATTGGCGCGTTAGATCAAATTGCTTCTATCAACCAATTGCTTGGAGGAAATAAACTGACGCTACATGGCATAAAAGAACTTTTAAAAAATAATGATATTTCAAAAACAATAATCATTGCTGATATTGGTTGCGGAAATGGAGATATGTTGCGAATGCTTGCTAAATACGGAAAAAAGCAAAATCTAAATTTTAAATTAATTGGTATCGACGCCAATGCTTTTACAATTGATTATGCCAAGAAACTTTCACAAGATTTTACAAATATTGACTATCTCTGTATGGATATTTTTAGCGAAGATTTTAATGAACTGAAATATGATATTGTTTTGTGTACGTTGACGTTGCATCATTTTACAACAGCGCAGATTGATAAAGTTATGAATGTTCTAAATAAAAATGCTTCGATTGGAATTGTTGTAAATGATCTTCATCGAAGCAAACTCGCTTATCGATTATTTGAATTGGTAAGTGTTATTTTCAATCTCAATAGAATGTCTCGTAATGATGGTTTGATTTCCATTTTAAAAGGATTCAAAAAAAGGAATTGGAGCATTTCTCCGAAAAACTAA
- a CDS encoding beta-ketoacyl-[acyl-carrier-protein] synthase family protein, which translates to MKKRVVITGLGVAAPNGVGISAFSRALQNGISGIRHDSQLEELQFSCQIAGQPQISEELKAQYFTELELRGFNSTGILYGVIAGMDAWNNAGLPINENPDWDSGAIFGSGTSGIDKFRESIYKIDELQVRRLGSTVVAQTMNSGISAYLGGKIGLGNQVTTNSSACTTGTEAILMAYDRIQSGQAKRILAGSTSDSGPYIWAGFDAIRVCSSKFNDNPEEGSRPMSASAAGFVPGSGAGAFIIEDLETALKRNAIIYAEILGGNVNSGGQRDGGTMTAPNSTAVQRCIKTAIENAGITPNEIDAINGHLTATTKDSLEIENWTKALERNGSNFPYINSLKSLTGHCLSASGSIESVATVLQLYEGFLFGNKNCIDLHPEITALIDSSKVLLETKITNPKIIAKASFGFGDVNACILFKKFEN; encoded by the coding sequence ATGAAAAAGCGAGTTGTTATAACAGGACTTGGAGTTGCCGCGCCAAATGGTGTTGGCATTTCTGCGTTTAGTCGTGCACTGCAAAACGGCATTTCGGGTATTCGTCATGATTCTCAGTTAGAAGAATTGCAATTTTCTTGTCAGATTGCGGGTCAGCCTCAAATATCTGAGGAATTAAAAGCCCAGTATTTTACAGAACTCGAACTTCGCGGATTTAATAGCACCGGAATTTTATATGGTGTTATTGCAGGAATGGACGCTTGGAATAACGCAGGTTTGCCAATAAACGAAAATCCAGATTGGGACAGCGGAGCTATCTTCGGATCTGGAACTTCTGGAATTGATAAATTTCGCGAAAGCATTTATAAAATTGATGAACTGCAAGTTCGTAGATTAGGAAGTACAGTTGTGGCACAAACAATGAACAGCGGTATTAGCGCTTATCTTGGCGGTAAAATCGGATTGGGAAATCAGGTTACTACGAATTCTTCGGCTTGTACAACTGGAACCGAAGCTATTTTAATGGCTTACGACCGAATTCAATCTGGACAGGCAAAACGAATCTTGGCAGGAAGTACTTCTGATAGCGGGCCTTATATTTGGGCTGGATTTGACGCGATTCGTGTTTGTTCTTCCAAGTTTAATGACAATCCAGAAGAAGGTTCAAGACCTATGAGTGCTTCGGCAGCTGGATTTGTTCCAGGAAGCGGTGCTGGTGCTTTTATTATTGAAGATTTGGAAACTGCTTTAAAACGAAACGCAATCATTTATGCTGAAATTTTGGGTGGAAATGTCAATTCTGGCGGACAGCGCGACGGCGGAACGATGACGGCACCAAACAGTACAGCCGTTCAAAGATGCATTAAAACTGCTATCGAAAATGCAGGAATAACTCCGAATGAAATTGATGCTATAAACGGGCATTTAACAGCAACAACAAAAGACAGTTTAGAAATCGAAAACTGGACAAAAGCGTTAGAGAGAAATGGTTCTAATTTTCCGTACATTAATTCACTCAAAAGTCTAACTGGACATTGTTTAAGCGCATCTGGAAGCATTGAAAGTGTTGCCACAGTATTACAGCTTTATGAAGGTTTTTTGTTTGGAAATAAAAACTGCATTGATCTACATCCGGAAATTACTGCACTGATTGATTCGTCAAAAGTGCTCTTAGAAACAAAAATAACTAACCCAAAAATAATTGCAAAAGCCAGTTTTGGTTTTGGCGATGTAAACGCGTGCATATTATTTAAAAAATTCGAAAATTAA